The Salvelinus alpinus chromosome 10, SLU_Salpinus.1, whole genome shotgun sequence genome includes the window TATTGTAAGTAAAGTTTGTGGACAAAATATGAGAAACTAAACAATAAGTATAGACACCTTACCTTCTGAATGCGTGTGGCAGCCTGGTCGGGGTCCAGGGTGCTGATGGGTGTTTGGCTCTTGGCCTGGCTCCCCTCTTCCTCAGCCTGCCGTATCTCCTTCATGAAGCGATGCCTGAGCCGACCCTGCCGTGCCCGCTCACAAACCTGAAGGACCCGAACAGCTTCCTCCAGACACATGGTCTGAACCGACAGCTCCTGACACAGACAGCAGTATAGACATAAGAGAGACAGGACCTCAACACTATGAGAGTAATGGTAACCTCCTCCCCAGGCATACAACTTGGGGAAGAAGCGTTTGCTGTGTGAGACTAGAGTAATGTTAACCTCCTCCCCAGGCATACAACTTGGGGAAGAAGCATCTGCTGTGTGAGACTAGAGTAATGTTAACCTCCTCCCCAGGCATACAACTTGGGGAAGAAGCGTCTGCTGTGTGAGACTAGAGTAATGTTAACCTCCTCCCCAGGCATACAACTTGGGGAAGAAGCATCTGCTGTGTGAGAATAGAGTAATGTTAAACTCCTCCCCAGGCATACAACTTGGGGAAGAAGCGTCTGCTGTGTGAGACTAGAGTAATGGTAACCTCCTCCCCAGGCATACAACTTGGGGAAGAAGCGTCTGCTGTGTGAGACTAGAGTAATGTTttagttttatattttattttacatcCACACTATCTATCTAAGCTGAGGTAACCGTATTTCTTTAATGAATTGCATGGTAACAATTGTAATAATTTCTTCCATAAGGGAGTCTGATAGTGTGTTTCTCTAACCTGCTCAACCTGTTCAATGTGTCCCCCTTTAGCCATGACATGAGCCAGCATCTTCTCTCTGTCCCGCAGCACATGCATCTTCTCTCTCACAAAGTACTGAGGAATGGGCACCTCCAGGTCCTCCTGCAAAGTATAATATTGCAGAAATATTTCTCTGTCGTTGTGTGTGATTCAAAAGGTAGAATCTCTGAGTTAAAGGGGTGAGTTCCAAATACTTTGAAAATGACTGTCAGGATACAGAAATTCATTTTCCTCATTCCCCCTTCACGTCCTACCACTCAGTCCCCGATACAGTACCACTGACTCACAGGTGTCAGCTTGAGGTCCTGCAGCACATCATCAAAGTAGTGGAACTCTGAGAACTCCAGCTCCACCATCTCGTTCTTGAGCTCCAGGATTCTACCCATCACGCCGTCCAACACGTGCCTGACCATGCGCCTCTTCTGGGGGTGAACTATCTGGTCGTAGACAGCCTCCAGGCTGCGGAAGATCTGCAGGTACTTCAGGTAGAAGGTGGCCAGGCCCTGGAAGACCTGCAGCCGGTCCTTCAGTGGCCGAGGGGCAGTGGGAGGGTGCTCATCCACCAGGAGGTCCTCCAAGGCTCCATGGGCCTGGACCCACATCCTGGTGTAGCAGCTGAGGAAAAGgacaaggagaaggaggagaagggaaaagagaaggaggagggggaggaggtgaatGAGAacgaacaggaggagagagaaggtgaaGGGGAAACAGaaggagaaggggaaagagaaggagaagggagagtgaaggaggagaagggagagcgaaggggaaagaggaggagatggaggaggaggtgaaggagaaagaacaggaggagagagaaggtgaaGGGGAAACAGAAGGAGaaggggaaggaggagaaggggaaagagaaggagaagggagagtgaaggaggaggagaagggagagcgaAGGAGAAGGGCATATCGTATGTGGATGGAAACGTGATGGACCAGACTAACTAAGCCATCTAGATCAATTTCCCTGGACAGATTTCGAGGGGAGGGTTCTCTTTCTTACTATTTCTGGCTCTTTATCACTTTTCTCTCTTACTTTTCTGGATGGACAAAGGCCATGGTAGAACCGTCACCTGCTTCAGGATAGCTGTCCTTGGCAGAGCTATCTCTCCAAGTAATGTCTGATAAGTACCATTAAAAGGATTGAAGGATACTAACACCTATTTCTTGCACATTGCACTAGATTGTCAATAACCCTCTCTTTGTCATGCAGTAACTGGCAGGTGATCTGTCAGTCAAAACCTTCAAACAAGCCTAACACCACCTGGCTAAAACACCTGGGAATGAGAGGGGTGCACTTGTCTTCTTGGTCATAGTTGATATTTACTGTAGGTATAAAAATACCTTCCTACCCCAGCCTAGCTGTCGTAAAAAGTTAGAGTTTGACACATAGAACTATCAATGCCATAGAAGAAAACAAAAATGGCCGCTAGATATCCCTAATGTCACTCCCTAACAGCCATCAATAAATAACCATTATaggcctacagatgtaggatcttaatttgacctatattgtcacagcaaaataatccaaCAGCAACAGGATTTTAACAGATTTGAACATTTAGTCCATAATCTTGCTTTCAGCTGGGCAAAAGTagactacatgaaaagtgcaatactgttaatataacagtGTGTTAATGTGGGTTTTCAGTTCATTTAGGTGAATCACAAAGCTCACCTGCATTTCCTGCGGTGCAGGAAAagtctcagcaacaaaagagtgatcaaattacgCTCCTACATCTGTATACATGTCATTATTTTCTCTTTTAACATAGTTGCTGCCTCTGTAAATCTAAAAGAGCCGAGGCTTACAATGGTGAAACCATGCTCCTTTCATATTGCTATGAGGCCTATGTCATTACCCTAAAGGCAGCATTTCCATGGCCCACTCTTGTTAGGGGACTGGTTGAATCAAAGCTGCCAGGGGTGAGTGGGTGGGAATGGGGGAGGTGTAGTGAGGACTAGGCTGAAAGGACATTTCTGAGGGGGACATTACAATAAAAATGAGAGGGTGTTGGGGAATTCAACCAGATACCCAACTAGTGCCCAGGCAACAACACTGTTAAGTCAAAATAATTCAAAGGACCCCCAATAAAACCCCCAAAATACAAGGTCAACAAATCACAAAGGCTTATACCGGTCAGGGGACCAGGAAATAAAGGATTAGGCTTTATTTTGTTTCATTTGTTTCACATGTCCTCGGTGACTAGACATATTTCTGTGAATAAAGCTGTGTGGTAACATTTCAGTAATGACATCTAGGGATGGGAAATATAGCTCAGACTAACTGCTTTTGAAATGCTTAGCGAGGTTGATACAAGCATGCCTGTCTGTTGTTATGGGAACAGCAAAACACAATGTAGACTTCCTCTCTCTTTCGCAAACTGCTGCTCTCCCATAGCCCTTTTAATAGTCAGGAAATCATAAAGGAAGTATGACCACAACTGAGTAAGTGGTTTACTCTGTTTAGTGTTGTGCAGTGCCTCTCCTGGAAATATTAGTCTGTGGATGTCATTTGATTTTTCCAAGTGTCCTATAGGCCTATATAGTCTAGCCACAACATTGCTTACAGAATTTGCACAATATGAGATACATCATGTAGATAAAACAAAATAGAATACCTGTGTGACATTCTTGAGTGGAATTCCACCAGCTGTTTCCAATAGAATTGTGAGTTCCGTTTTTCTTGATGCACTACAAGGCTATTAATGCACATTCATTGCAGTGGGCgacaggaagcctagtggttagaacgttgtactagaaaccgaaaggttgcaagttcgaatccccgagctgacaaggtaaaaatctgtccttctgcccctgaacaaggcagttaacccactgttcctaggccgctattgaaaataagaatttgttcataactgacttgcctagtaaaataaaaaattgcgCATCTGATGGATTTAATTTCCTAATTAAAAAATTGGGTATTTGATGATAATAGCTATATTTACGTTATTCTAGGGGAAACACCGCTGTTCTAGATCGGTTCCATCCTTGGGATGTTCAGACTCTCAGAAACCGTTCGGCAGTCAAAACATGGGTCAGACAGGTGCTTTGGAGACCAGGTTAAAATCTCTATCACACAAAACAGGAGCCAATAACATCGCATTTGATGTGGGAAAATATCGTCATACTCTCAAATAACACAGAATAAGATTATATTTTTAAACACGAATCGTTATTGAAATTTGTATCAATAAAATCACACTGAAGATGCCATACTACACCTATTTTTCAATTTAAAGACTTCGCCAAAAAAGTTAGGCGCGTCCCATCAACTGAAGCGTCTTTGCTTTCTTGCTGTGTGTGCACCAGAGCGTCCAGCAACGAAACGCCACGCCTGCGCAATGAGGTTTGACCAAACGAGCGCTCCTGCCGTTTAGAACTATAGCAGAAGAGATGTTGCTCTCACTTTACCGGCAGCAAACGAATTTATACAGAGCATTCCTTTCTCTTTTTTCAGTCTACATTTTCACAAGTTGTTTTTTAAAAGTAGTTGACAATATTTAGTCAACATTACCAGCACATGTAAAGACAGACACACGTCACTATATGCACGCGTAGGCAAATGAGCTGGCTGAATAGAGATGTAATGGCTTTCTAATGTGCAATATCAGCATACTGTAAAATTATATTTGCAGTGAACGCATCAATAGATCCTAAGGACATCCTTTATCCCGGTGGTCCCCCAACACAAAGGCTGATTATGAGTGCTATATGATCCGTCATGCGTGCCTGCCATGGTATATTGAATAACTGAatggtgagagagacagtgacacaCAGGTGCTACAGCCTGTTGAAATGAACTTTCCACGCGTTCGCTAATGGCTACATCAAAAGTAGCAGATAGGCCTATAATGTTTGAAGTGGAACGGAATTTCAGATAacttatatatgtatatataaactCATCTTATCAATGATCCACAGTGCAATTTCATATTCCGCTGACATGTTTGATATCATTAAAATAGAGGTTTAAGGACACAACATGGGCAGTTATGTAGCCAACTGTAAACTCAtaaggtggaggggagaggagtgctTTATACCGAATCTCACTGGATTCCCCTCTGACGGGCCCAGGCTAGGTGGGAACAACCTCAGAAAGTACCAGAATCTGGTGTTGGCTTGCAGGACATCAGAGACTGGCCCTGATGGTTCTGTCAGATGCAGTGAGGATGGACATGCATTGTTCAACCAGGTGCAGCACCCTGGCTTTGTCAGTCAGACACAATCTATCTACTGTATCAAATTCCCTGGCAAACAAACATCCATCCTTCCTTTCTAAAATTAGACAATACATTGGCAAATATTTCAATGAATGAGATTCCACATTGTGCTTTTTTTATATGGCATATGGTAAGATGTCTTGCCAAAATCAAGATAACAAGAGCCAAGCTGGCATAGGGCCTATGTGTTTAAACTCATCCCAGTAGGGCATGCAGGAGAACAGGTGAGCTCCTAAAGAACGCCAAGCCTTTGAGTTTGTTCCAAGAAAGGTTCAAAATAGTTAAACACCAAATACATTCACCTACCAAGTGTTCAACTTTAACCAATAAAGGAGAGTGTCTCTTCTGTCTAGATAATATGTTTGCATGAATTCCTTCATCCAGTTTGCCTAGAAGCGCAGGCTAATCGAATTTTCACACCAATCTTTTATGCTCACACTCAGGTCACTCCAAATGGGATTTGGTTTAATAGACAGCCTTGGTAGAGAATTTGGTAATGAAGCCCTTTATTTTTATCTACATCAAGTGAACTTGTGGCTTGCATTTGCTTTCTACATTTTAGTCATCattttacaggagcaattagggcaaatgccttgctcaggggtacatcaacatatttttcacctagtcagctctggaattcgaaccagcgacctttcagtttgTGCCCCgaagctcttaaccgctaggctacctgccgccgtgGATACCAGttgtatgtctctgcatccagaaTGATAGAGGTAGTTtagtgagccaatgctaactagcgctaGCGCAATGACTGCTAGCATGTGACTGGATGGTTGGCTGCAACCATAgcaattgcgctaacgctagttagtaacttccttcaaactgcaggCAGATATAAAAATGGTAtgcacaagttcatctgactctggtgaagtagataaagggcttcattgccaaattccagaagtatccctttaaagatgTGAATACATCATTATATACGCCTATTAATGCATTCAAAATTATGTTTAAAAGTAGGCATAGACTATAATTCAGGGTAAAACATAGCCTATTGGCTAACAGTTTCTTGTAAATATTTTACATTAAATTTAGTCAATTATCTACCAATATTCTAATGAATTTAGCATAGGCTACTAAATTATAATAATATCATGATAATATATGGCCCTACAGAAAAGCTCGTAAATCTATTATAAGAAATTTCCCCTAAAGAATTCAGCACCAACGCACCACCAGTATCGGAAGGTGATGGAATGCAAAGCAGCATTGGACGTCAGACTTTTCAGTACTCGGACACAAATAACTAACTACTGTTTATATCTCTATTATGTTGGTGGGAGTGGAAATCCGATGTTTCGCAAGTCCGTCGattccattgtttttttcttctgaaacttCAATGAATCAGTTTTACCAAGCTGCCTAGTTGCCCTAGTAGGCGTTGCTCTCTGCAGTATTTAACAAGTGCACCGGGACAAAGCGAGGTAGTCTCGACAGAGCAGGAACCCGAGAGCTCTTCAGTCAATTTGCGTATAACCTACAGACTTCAATAGGCCTACTATAACGTCAATATTGACACCAGTCTAGGGACTCTCAAAAGCATTCACGGGGACATTCTGTGCAATTTCTGTATTGAAGGAGTTACAAAGGACACAGAAAGGCATTTTGTAAGTAACCTTTAAATAACACTAGCCATAGTGCATTTTATCCTACTTTTTCACTGAcagaaaataaaatacatttcgtTTTCATAGGCTATAATAGTTTTTCTAACTGGCATGTTATATGTTTGTTATTTGTTAGTTTTTCTTGAGTTTAGAAAACGAGTGCTTTGACATTACCCAACCATTCCATGGCGCTGAGATTTGTTGTGCTCTGAAGTTGTCATACATTTGTAAAAACGCCCCGGGTCTCACAGTTGGGGGTGTGGATTAACAGTGGGTCCAGCGGATTAACAGTGGGTTATATCCCCGCAGACTGGTCTACATTCAATCAGATCTAGATTGCCCTGTATGTAAGCAAATGATACGGCAATGGATAGACGCACCTAAATTGTGCACAATAAcgttatttaaataaaaaaatcttaaCATAATGCATTATAGCTGACAGGTAGAGAGATAGCGTGTTTAGTAACTGTGGGTCTGTTTATGTGAATAAATCACGCATCAAATAATTCATGGAAAAGTTCTGTAGTTTATAGTGTGTATTTCCGTTAACAAAAGTAGTTTATAGTAGGACAACATTCATCAACTGTATCTTCAGAAGACTTATGCACTATCACTAAAATTCCACTAGACTGACCCATTTTGGTCATTCACATATTCAGCAGGCTATTTGCTGGATGGACACCGTTAATAGCCTACCTTTCAATGTATTAATTTAGTACAGATGGTTGCAGAATTTTCACTGTGAAaaagagtggggagagagaaatgggaggggggggggggggttccttgGAGGAGGAGGGAAACAGTTTAAAGTTGCAGGGTTTCTGCTGAGACCAGAACTAGAAGGGGgattgagagggagagggaggatggagaggggaagggagaggggtgggagaggagagggggaagggaagggagatggagagggagaggggagggagagggaagggagatggacagggagatggagagggagagggagagggggggagaagagagggggaagggagatggagagggagaggggagggagagggaagggagatggacagggagatggagaggtggagggagagggggagggagtgtaGTATGCAGAGAGGAAAAAGCAGAaaaacagtgagacagacagaaagacagtgagagactgggagcaagaaagagagtggaggtgtgtataatatgtgtatactgtatgtttgtttgtttgtttgtgtgtgagtgaatgcgtgagtgtatgtgtgtgtgagtgtgtttgtgtatgtctgtGGTAGGATGTAATATTGGGGTGTGGTGGTGAGAGACGCTGTGTCCACACGGGCAGCTCTTTGTGCCCCAGACGGTGCTAGCTGCCCTGGGGCCATTGGGGGCTAGAGGGAGGACAAGGGAACCAGGTGAAGAGCCACTCTGTTTgaccagtgaaaacacaacagatTTACAAGGACTGGGGTCCTCAAAAGGGCCACGGCGTTTTATGGCACGTGGAGATGCAGCATTTAATGTCATCCATTCCCAAATGGATGGTGGGAGTGACGGCAGTAAAAACACCAAGCTTTCTGCAGCTTTTGTTTTTATGTAACCCACCTCTCCCAAATGGGTCAGGCTTTTAGTTTTCATCTGTCAGTGATTTAAGGTCATCTTAAAGACAGCTGTCTATCTACTCATGTTACCCACAATGCTTTTAAGGCTATATGGTAATTTTGTTAGATGAACAAACATCTGGCTAATGTTataagcaaaaaaagaaacgattAAGTTGTTTGATGGTTAAATCCAGTTAATCCGTTTCAATTGCATTTATATTAGTTCTATTTGTTTTACAGACATAAAGTATAAACTCTGAACAGGTCTTATAAGGTATAAACTCTAAACATGTCTTTTAATATAAGGTATAAACTCTAAACATGTCTGATAAGGTATAAACTCTGAACAGGTCTGATAAGGTATAAACTCTGAACATGTCTGAACATGTCTGATAAGGTATAAACTCTAAACATGTCTTATAAGGTATAAACTCTGAGCATGTCTGATAAGGTATAAACTCTGAACATGTCTTATAAGGTATAAACTCTAAACAGTCTGAACATGTCTTATGAAGTATAAACTCTGAACATGTCTGATAAGGTATAAACTCTGAACATGTCTGATAAGGTATAAACTCTAAACATGTCTGATAAGGTATAAACTCTGAACATGTCTTATAAGGTATAAACTCTAAACATGTCTTATAAGGTATAAACTCTAAACATGTCTTATAAGGTATAAACTCTAAACATGTCTTATAAGGTATCAACTCTAAACATGTCTGATAAGGTATAAACTCTGAACAGTCTGAACAGGTCTTATGAAGTATAAACTCTGAACAGTCTGAACATGTGTTATGAAGTGCGGTATTCCATGAAGACCTGCAGTAAAAGCCAAGTAGTGAGAGGTTTAATCAGTGTGTGAAGGGCTACCCAGCAGCACCAGTTGCATCCTGTGTTCTATGGTCTCATCTGATGTGAAGCTCTCTGGCTCgcttcacatctctctctcaacaacgcggccctctgacccctgaccctggaactgtcggTTCAAAGGAAAGGGCCATGATATGATGCCGGTTCACTGTTTCTAGTAAAGAACGGGACCGTTCACCTTCCATACCTTCCATAGACAGACATGCGCgcgggcacgcacgcacgcacgcacacacacgcacgcacacacgcacacacacacacacacacacacattccatccTGTCCATATCTCAATCGCAGGCTACGTTTTCGTGTCCGTGAAGTTCTCACCTTGAGTTATTCCTGGGTCACATTGAAAGCATCAGTACACTCTTCACTCTCTTTGTGCTAAAGGCTAAGTGAATGCCGTTGAGAGGTCCTTGTGAGGTTGGGAGGTCCCTATTTCACAGTCATAAAAATGGATGTACACAAATACATGGAGTCATAAATGTCCATGCTCCACATGTACCTACAGTATTTACTGACATTTATTTGATTTAGCTTAAAATGGACCATGCTAAATTTTGAGTGAATTTTTAAATCTCCACATTTACATTTGAAAATGGTATAATCTGAAAAGCCCTTTATTTTGATTCAGTAATAAATAATTTACTGGCTTACTTCAGTTCACAATTCAGTGGTAATACAGGCATAGTTGAAATAGTCCCTCAGCACCCAGCTTGCAGTAGTCAGATTAGTCTCAGATGTGAGAATCTGTCTGTCTTAGACCATGATAACTCCTCCTGCTTGTTATTGATATACTAGGAGGAATTCTACTTGTTATTGATATACTAGGAGGAATTCTACTTGTTATTGATATACTAGGAGGAATTCTACTTGTTATTGATATACTAGGAGGAATTCTACTTGTTATTGATATACTAGGAGGAATTCTACTTGTTATTGATGTACTAAGAGGAATTCTACTTGTTATTGATGTACTAGGAGGAACTCGGGAGTCCTGTGGAATGTCTCTGTCTAATGAACTAGAGGGAAAACATTGAGAACATTCCTGGACACAGCATGCGATCGGTCTAACCCCTGACATCCCACCATGCCGCCTCGGACAGAGGCGCCATGCCCATGGGGAGCACAGGGGACATGACCCTCAGATTTATCCTGTAATAAAAAATACTAAAAagtctctgtaatactactagccaccttgAAAttgtatgaagttggctttagctagtccagataggttcccaatcacCCAACCcgataactagctaccaagaagccatttcaggttattaatcaagttccagtagctagcttgtctaaaactatcttagctggcatgcctgctggcaaggttggaagactttagaaaagcaaccaataactaaatgtactgaataagtcACACACCTtccaatcttttacccagattttagcagagatgcagagagcatatttagtttctttaaaACAATAACTGCCgttcaggaggatacagacagctcaagaggtatgcttagatatgcagaaaaataaacatacagtacatatttttttttacatagaattaagcatgGAAAacgctgtttcaggtgtttgaaaaatggaAGATTCTCCAACTTCAGGACCACCAAAGCCCCCCCCAGACATCCTCACATACTTTGTACCCCCTCAGATTTCGGGGGTCATTGACGCCCCTGGCCTCTTGAGATGTTTTAGATAACGCCTGTTGTCCCTCTAAACAAATGATTGTTTGACATATTTGGTCCATATGTTTGTGTGGTCACCCAGCAAATGTCTTGTTTTGCAAATGGACATTTTTCCGCTCATACAGCCCCTCAGTTGATCCATTTGTTTTGTGCGAACTCTAACCAGCAAACTTCTTGCTTTACAGATTGTGGATTCTGGCTTTTTCACAACACGGCCTTCCCCCTACTGCGGTGAACGCCACGATGAGTCTGAGTGTGAACGAGCTGACGGAGCTGATGGAGATGTGGGCGGAGCTTAACTTCACGGGGGACAACATGTCATCCCACCACGTAGAGGCTCTGCTGTGCCCGGCTGGGTTCAGCCACGCGGCGGTGCTCTAcaccctctctgtcctctacatCTTCATCTTCCTGGTGGGCCTGGCCGCCAACAGCCTGGTGGTGTGGGTCAACCTCCGCTCAGAGAGGAACCGCTTTGAGACCCACCTGTACATCCTCAACCTGGCTGTGGCTGACCTCTGTGTGGTGGCTACTCTCCCAGTCTGGGTCAGCTCGCTGCTGCAGCGCGGCCACTGGCCCTTCGGCGAGGCCGTCTGTAAGATTACCCACCTGGTGTTCAGCGTCAACCTCTTCGGGAGTATCTTCTTCCTCACCTGTATGAGCGCGGACCGCTACATGTCCGTGGCGCTATTCGGAGACGGAGGGAACAGCCGCAGGAAGAAGGTGGTGCGGAGGGTGATCTGTATCCTGGTTTGGCTGCTGGCGCTGGCCGCCTCCGTCCCAGACACTTACTTTCTCCAGGCGGTCAAGTCCACACACTCTGACGCCACCCTGTGCCGGCCCGTCTACCCCACTGACAACCCCCGAGAGTGGATGGTGGGCATCCAGCTTAGCTTCATCGTCCTGGGCTTCGCCATCCCGTTCCCGGTCATCGCTGTCTTCTACCTGTTATTAGCAGGCGCCATCGGCAACGCCAACCCGCCAGGCTCCAGCACCAACTCAAACCAGGAGCGACGCATCAGGTGAGTGcctcccttacacacacacacgcacacgcacacgcacacacacacacacacacacacacacacacacacacacacacacacacacacacacacacacacacacacacacacacacacacacacacacacacacacacacacacacacacacacacacacacacacacacacacacacacacacacacacacacatacacacacgtatacacacacacacacacgcacgaacacacacaaacacatacacacgcacatacgCTTTATAAATCCAATCAATGATCAATGATTAatcaatgattattattattattattattgtcagcCGGAAGATCATCCTGACCTACATTGTGGTGTTCCTGGTCTGCTGGCTGCCCTACCACGGAGTCCTATTGGTCGACACCTTATCTCTCCTCAACGTCCTGCCCTTCAGCTGCAGGCTGGAGAACTTCCTGTATGTGTCCCTCCACCTGACCCAGTGCTTCAGCCTCATCCACTGCTGCATCAACCCCGTCATCTATAACTTCATCAACAGGAACTACCGTTACGACCTCATGAAGGCCTTCATCTTCAAGTATTCCACCAAGACGGGCCTGGCCAAGCTCATTGACGCATCACATGTGTCCGAGACGGAGTACTCGGCCGTGGCGGCCGTGGAGAATAACGTGTGATTGGCCCGCTGGGAGAGGACAGGATAAGATAGGATACACTT containing:
- the ackr3b gene encoding atypical chemokine receptor 3b, which gives rise to MSLSVNELTELMEMWAELNFTGDNMSSHHVEALLCPAGFSHAAVLYTLSVLYIFIFLVGLAANSLVVWVNLRSERNRFETHLYILNLAVADLCVVATLPVWVSSLLQRGHWPFGEAVCKITHLVFSVNLFGSIFFLTCMSADRYMSVALFGDGGNSRRKKVVRRVICILVWLLALAASVPDTYFLQAVKSTHSDATLCRPVYPTDNPREWMVGIQLSFIVLGFAIPFPVIAVFYLLLAGAIGNANPPGSSTNSNQERRISRKIILTYIVVFLVCWLPYHGVLLVDTLSLLNVLPFSCRLENFLYVSLHLTQCFSLIHCCINPVIYNFINRNYRYDLMKAFIFKYSTKTGLAKLIDASHVSETEYSAVAAVENNV